Genomic segment of Juglans microcarpa x Juglans regia isolate MS1-56 chromosome 7S, Jm3101_v1.0, whole genome shotgun sequence:
ccAGATCGAAATGCCCCAATAAGACCAACCGGACCGACCCAAAGCGGTTTTGTCCCGTCCGGTCCAAATTCCTTATTGGTGCGGTCCAGAATTTTGATGGACCAAAAAAATCAGTCTGGTTCGAAACTCTCCTCCAAGACCGACCAGACTGGTCCAATTACACCCCTAGAAAAGACAATCTGTAAACTCATTATTATTGATAGTGGAAGTTTTAAGTGGCCTAGGTGACATGGTTTTTCCCTTCGTATTGGAGGGTTTTTTACATAAAACTATTGGTGTCCTCCTTATGGGTtgcttgattttctttattccgcttgtggatttatttttacctgattgttaatttaatttgcaCAAAGAATGGTAGAAGATAGTCTACTATGTTTTTTGTGTTCACTCTAATAAAATCATACCAGAGCTTGGTTGATTATTTTGCTAATTATCTGTGTGGATTAAATCAAGGATTCATCTAGTAGCATGATTAAACTCATTTCTTCCAATTACTCAATTTGGAAGAGAATGATAGAGGATGCTTTGTATTACAAAGAGTTATTTGAGCCTATTAATTTGGCTgcttttaaacatttaaaagaaaaatgatgatgaatagaagaaatTGAACAAAAAGGTTATCGGTCATATCAGGCAATGAATTGATTAAAGTGTTTTCCATCATATAGTCAAAGAAGTATATGCTTACAGTCTCTGAATGAAATTAGAAAGTCTTTATGAGCGAAAGATTGCACAAAACAAAGCCTTTATGATAATAAAGCTTGTAAGTCTAAAGTACAAGTATGGACAAAGTGTTGCAGAGCATCTGaataattttcaagaattgTTGCATAAACCGTGAAGCTTGTCTTGGATGATAGTATATGCTCTCTCATGCAAAATTGTCTAATTCCTTTTGGAGTGAGGCAATGAGTACAACAGTTAACTTGGTCAAcatttcttcttcaattcctttGGATGGTGACATTCCTGAAAGGGTTTGGATAGGGTAGGATAACTCTCTTGAGTATTTGAGGGTGTTCTGCAGTAGAGCTTTTGTTTATATTCCTAAAGATCTGTCTCTTGAGCTTTTGTTTATGTTCCTTAACATTCTTGAAAGGGTTTGGAGAAGAAATGATATAtctccttcaattaaaatattattttttaatattatgtttgtttgaaagtttgagaaagttgtataaatttttgtgttttgttttggagtttAAGAAAcctgtaatgattagatgaaaaagttaaaaatttagaattgaaaagtattttttgtttgagtgatgtttggaaataaaatattcGAGAATACCTGAGAACAGTTGTGTTCCCAAACGGGCCCATATATGAAGTTCATCGACTTCATATAGGGCCCGTTTAGAAGCCCTATATTGCTTCTAAGATATCTTAGAATATCATAGAAGCAATTTAGTAATTTCCAAAACTTAGGGTTTTGATTAAGGATAACACTATTCCCACATATGAAGTTCATTGactttttgtataaaattgtttattttttttacttaatgattaaataaatgtcTTTTAACGAGGTTAtgcttctttttaaaaaaatgtttcatcttgTACCTGCACTCACGCTTAAAGTGCCCCGTCTTTTAGCAATTgtaacaagtttttattttcttggacttgTCAACCATTGTTGAAAAAGTCATTATATTTTCTCTTGTTTCCTCCAAAATTACCttgaaacttatttttctcatcaacaaAGTTCACTTTAGAGctattttgagaaaataatctCTTATCACGAATTCAAGTTTCCTCTTCAATTCATaaagttttttgaatttgcaCTATAGTGAAATCTTTTGTTGTGTGCATAAGTTTCTTGCTATAATTATTCCAACTTGGAGGAAGTTTGGCAATAATAGCCCCAACTTGCAAAGGTTCAGAAACTTCTACATTAAGATCTCGAAGTTTATTCACCAAAACTTGCAATACATGGAGTTGATCTATCAAAGAAGTATTATCATTCATtgtatattcaaaatatttcataataaggAATTTATCTATACCttgcttttcaattttataCTTAAATCTCAATGCCTCCCAAATCTCTTTTGATGACTTGATTGATGTAAACAAGTCGTAGCTAGAGACAATCGGAAAGTGTATTTAGAATGTGTCCCCTACATATTTAGAATGTGTCCCCTACATACCAATTCATCTTCTTCGCGCTTCTTGCGTTCCGCCTTGATTTGATCATTATCGTCAGATTTGGATTCTGGAAGTAACAGCAAGTTCGAATCCAAGACATATGAAATCTTCAATGTAATAAGAATGAACATCAACTTATCTTTCCAGTGAGTAAAATCCGTTCCATCAAACCTATCTAGTTTGACAAAGTCTTGTTTCATTATCTTCAAAGTCGTCATATCAGATTCTGATCCCATTGTGATTATCACcttaaaattgttgaagaaaattgtgCGGATACAGTAGTTTGAAAAATAACTGCAACTTTGAGGTGTGTAGAACACTATCTTTAAGGTGATAATTGCCCTCACTCGAAAGAGTTTGCTACTGGGTTATAAGCAATTCACCTCTAGGATACAACAAAGTCACGAACTGTAGATTGCAATTCTGAAGTTTTTTTCTTCAgagtttctctacaaaattgtgTAAACGactgaaaatatgagagaatgaaatgaataaatttgtGGGTCAtatccctatttatagagaatgaagtgGCACTATGTAAAAGACTACAACTCTTAACTTGTGACTTTTCACCTAGCAGTTACTGGTTTAAAGGTCATGATGTTTCACTTAAAGACCAAAGGGTATGTGCCTAGCTTAGTGGTCAGCAGGCACCTCCCTTGGGATGGGAGGGCACTAGTATGAATCTCCATAAGTGCATTTTCAATTAAATAGAGTTTTGAAGTATTGCACCTTATCAAAGTTCCTATTCGGCCCATGTGCAAACACCCAAGTGTTACGACTCTTTGGCCCACGTGCAAGGCTTGGCCAGCTCAAGAATTGTGTTTATCCAAGTCCAacatttcacaaaataaatcaaattgcaCTTGTGGAGTTTCGAATTCATGCCCTTTCATTTGAAACAACACACCATTACCCACAGGCATCTCTTTAAGATTTTTGAAGCATTCCCCCTATCAAAGTGCTTATTTGACCCATGTGCAAGCACCTAAGTGTTGTGACTCTTTGGCCCATGTGCAAGGCTTGGCTGGCTCAAGCATTATGTCTGTTCAattccaacacttcacaaaataaatcaaattgcaCTTGTGGAGTTTCAAATTCCTACCATTTCATTGAAAACAACACATCATTACCCACATGCATCTCTTCGAGATAGTGGTTCAcgcatataaataaaaatccgcattcaataaattcacatatttaatatcaaaatctataataaatataacaatggctgtaaattttttcaaaactactATAACTAACATTAAAAACATTTTAGATGCATATTTATCAAACCGTAAGTTAAATacaattaactttttaattatagaGCTTTATAATAGAGCTAGCTTCACATGAACTAAAAGCACTAATATAAAAAGCTCTATTTTCTAGCACAATCCCAAAGACCCTTGATAATTATCGTAACAGGACATCATCACAAGACAACAGAAGCTTTCAGGCTTTATTACAATGCTATAAACAAGAAGATATACATACATGATGATACTTGCCAGTCATGATCACATTCTATTAATTTACGAATATACGAGGATGGCCATCGAGAGAGCCATTCGCAGCACACACTACATACTTAATTCAGAAAAAAGAGACAGACTAATATaccctttttatttaataaacccactaaaaatcaaAGACTTGAACTGATCTGACTTTGTGCATTGCTTCTGTAGATATACAATATTAATTAGTGGTCCATCATCTGCTTGTCCTCCTCTAACTAAATTCCCCAGCACCTTCCTGCAGGGTAGCTAAGTCGGAGGGGTCAAAGGTGGTCTAcctgaaaattattattaaacgAACAGGAATGAGATTCctcattatttaattaaactcaTTACATTCGAGGAGATGAGATGCTCgaaacaaaagaaatcataCATATCGTACACATAGAGCCCACACACCAAGAGAGTTGAAGTGATGACCATCAAATCTTGAAAATCTGAGCCGGGTACTGCCTTCCGTGCACCCATAAAGCAAAAGTAGACGAAGAAAAACTTGGACAAAAAGAAATCCAAGTACGAGGCTGAGAAGGTCAGGAGAAGTGCCTTCCTCCCGGCCTTCGCTATAGAGCTTCACAAAGAGGACGTTTgggattgttttatttttacacCTTTTATACTATTATATTGGGATTGTTTTCTTCATGTTTTACATAAATACCatcattttagaatataattgtataaaagttgtaaaaagatgTTTAAGTGTATTATTACTTGTCGGAAATATGCATTAATGAGTAAAATTGGTATAATGACATAAACAAATGCTTTATTATACTGTTTGAAatattgagtaatgctagatactgTAACACCAGACCCTGCACTAAGCctactttctaaatatttttggtttaaaCATATAAAGAGcccaattgaattttttttagcacTATTTTACGGGACCAAGTTGTTTTTTTAACGGTTATCAAATTTTCTAATGGACTTGCCATTGTAGttaaatttttgtaatatttttggattgggttaaaaatattttatgggcCGAGAAGATTTATAAGACAAGCTTTAATATTAAAGAGTTTTGGATCGAGGCCCAAGAGTCAAAGAAAAACCCGAAGCCGTGGCAACCATGGAGCAGCTTTCACTCTCATATCCCATGCACATACGTCATATACTTCCATTAGGGTTTCCAACAGCGTGTATACGTAGCAACTATACACTGAGATCACACCACCTGCACAATAGTTTCTTCCATGCCACATGTTCCCTACCCCACGTCTACCTATCGCTGCCTCCCAACACCTGCTAGCACAGCCTCACACGATTGCTTCATGGAGTCATCTTTGCACCCCTGTGCCGTCCAAAAACCACACGACTGGAAATCCACGCACACCGTAGTCGTCTCCTGCACCATTGAATAGTCGCTTGAACCACCCTAAAGCAGTCCTGCCGCACTGCCAACTCTGTACGTTCAAGCCATCCTAAACAACCAAAGACTGCACCTTTCAGCCACTGTCACAAGTTCTCCACACCAGACACGAAACCCAGTAGTGTTCAACCACCGTCAGCCACTCCAGGTCCTCAAACGAAAACCAGCATTGTGCACCACTCTTCacgaaaaaatagaaaactcaACGCCGCTCCAAGTCTGCTGTGTTCCCTCCAACTAGCCACCGTGCAGCGGCAACAACCTCCACAAAGTCGCCCACGCCTCCATGCCCAGCCACCAAAAAATCTGGATTGTGTGCTCTGTTAGCACCACACTGAAACAAGGGAAGTGCTTCCCACCGTAAGCCACATCACCAACCCCACCCGaaatcaccacactacacagaaaGCGCCACTGGGAACCCCACGCCACCCCAAGCTGCCGCTGATCCCTCTTGGTAAGCTCATGCCGTGCCCACGGTTTCATCTCTACCTCTCCCTCTTTTTCTCACATTCTCGgactctctcatcactctctatttctctctcgtGCTCAGCCGCTTAGCTCGGCAGCATCTAGGTCGCACAACCCTCAGCCAGCTCCCGCCGCGTCTCTCCTCTTCGTGCCCAACGTCAACTTCGACGGAGTGCTCAGCTGCACGGAACCTTTGGTTCTGGTTTCTCGCTTGGATAGGCACAGCCGCATGATATTTACAAGCTAGCCATTAAAGCCCACAAGCTTAACTTGTGTTGGGCTTATTTTTTGCTAAGGCTTGGTTTATTTCAAAAGTTTGTTAATGTTTTAAGGTGTTTTGGGCTTAACTTTTAAGTTAGATTTGTTTTATCATGAGCTTAGTTTTATATTGggcattgatgaatttagaaagcgatgatattttagggttaagaaaacttttaggtttttaaggaattaaaataggtgttTCATGTGTAAATATAAGGTGACTGTTCAATTGGAGATTTACTCAAGTTACATGATTTTTGTTATTAGGTGACTATTGTTATTCGCTTAGCGCTGTTGTGAGGAAATTCTGagaagttaagaagtccaggtaagcgtgcataaaaataaaatgggctgaggttgatttttgaaaaatatgaaaagaaatttgaaattgcctcaattatttgttcagCATCAcacatgaaattctgtataaaaatagagtattttctagcatgattggtgtagacatgaggtTATTTTCagcattctgttattgaactgagaaaaataagcaaatatgaaaatttgataatttttgcatgtgacgtgaaaatgttctgaattttttttggaaatgtgAAATAATCTGaatttcagtactctgttttgatatgatgtggcatatgaaaaacctttggcatgactttctgattctgttctaaCTTTGATTCTGGTTCTAATATGGTgatgattctgttttgctctaatATGTGGCattgtcacgggatataatagtgacctctgaccttgtcacgggatacaatagtgacctatggccctgtcacgggatataatagtgacctctgccCCGGCCACGGGGTATAACAGTGGTCTCTGTTCTAAGTGTAATCGCTTtggtaacatggtgatttatgttctgtttgGTTATCCGCAGAGTGCACAACCCTACAacaggagttaaacatggtctctgttctaatatgatgctatgatatgataagatgaaaatgttcagtcatgttgtgctgaaagggtctttgaatatgaaaagttgtttCTCTTTTATATGAACAATTTGAAgtgtcgctctgattttctgataatatatattttttgagatttgcatattgaaactgaaatgttttgtttatacattttaatctCTGtgaaaatactcatgtttattgagttgttgatagcTCACCCATTttctccataacattttttatatatttttaattttattgaggtttttgttCGGTATTTCTGTAAAGGGACATAGATTTTTGGATCTAACAAATAAGttatgtattttgtggagtttctatttatttcttattgATTATTGGTGATGTTTTTAAGTAAtaggagctaactctccggacctccagGAACGGCGTGTTACAGATACAGTTATAGGTTGTGCAAACGCCACGTACTCATTTTggaaaagagtgagatttattattaaaaaattaattttttaacatgaataccttatttatttacttttttcaaaaagaaaatataccgCTTGCGTACTCtataattgcaaatatcatttgtcaAAATTTGGTTTAGCATATTTAACTTAATTACAGGGAGGATGTATAAACAAGATCCGGAAGCAAGCATACCTGATGAAAGCAACAGAGATGAGGTACGCGCACTggagaaggaaaataatttgcTCAGCACCAAGCTGATAATACTCCCACAGAAAGATTTGCCCTTCTCGAATACAAGCGGATAGCCGTAGACCGAGCCAAACAGGTAGAGAGCCACAACCAACCAGAGCAGGATGGTCACAAAAAGCTTGAGAATCTGCTTTACGAATTTCCGAACCTTAACCTTCAGTAAACCATTGTAGTAGTCGTTAATGTCTCTCATGTCCCAGTCCAAATCATCAGCTGGATCCTGTGCTGAGAAAAGGGTCTCCCTCATTCCACTAAAGATTTTCGCAACCTCCTCATCCTTCATGTACCAATTAGTTTTTAGAATATGATAATCCTTAAGTACCTTCACATCCTTGGCAGTTTTTACCAGCGCACTCATCAATTGAATCTACTTTCTAAAAACCGAATACAGGGAGACATCAGGCTTGTACATGACTTCGTATTCCATTAAGTTTCTAATAATTAACACCGAGTATACATTCACTTTAATGACCGGGAGCAAAATCGAGGCTGTTTCACGCTTAAACCGAATGCGATTGATGTGATCCGGGGAGAATTTCACTCCAACATCAGACAGCTTTGATGCTGTAGGCATCAAATTTTCCTCTCCAACCCCAGGTTTGTTTCCAATAAAGCATAGATAAAGTAACAAAGACCACGGTAGACCAACTAAACCTTTTACCAACTCAATTGatatttttagttcttttggCAGAGGTAGACCCGAGAGAAAATCCAAGACTTCGGTTGGCCCCAGTTCTGAAAAATATGCTGCAACTATATTTCGACCTGTTCTTTCTTCCTCAATTAATATTTCCAGTTGTTGCTCAGTGAGCGTGATCAAGTGGTACAGAAGATCCAACATATGCGTGCGCTTTAAAGCCATGGAATCCGGGTAGTTCTCCAGCACATTGAATGGAGAGAGTGCTTCACAATAACCCAACAATAGTTGAGGAAGATTTTTCTCAACGATTAGTGACTCCGAGCATTCCATGAGTAAGATATGTTTCAGTAGAAAAATCGGAATTTGGTTTTGAAGCATCGTCGTATCCACAGCTAGGATCTCAATATCCCATTGGAATCTGCTCATATCTGTATGGGCTAATAAGCGAAGCAAAGTATCCGAAGAGGTTAGAGCAACTTTATCTCTGTTATGGTGACAAAGCAacgcaaacaaaaacaaaccgtCTATCGCCATTGCGCATGCTATCTTCTCGTCCCCATCAGTCAAGTACATCTGGTAACAAGCGCGGATGTATGGCCCAAGCTTCACGAGTCCCTGAATGAGTTCTTGGAACTTAATGTGTCTGAATTCATTATGAATGTTCCTCGCTACCCCAACCTTGTGCATCTCCAGTGGTGACTTGGAATGATAGAGGGGTCCTAAGCCTATAACCTTAGGGTAGTAAGCTTCTGGCTTGGAGTTGCTTAAAAACTTGGGCACAGAGAAGACACAAACTGGAGGAATTTCAAACTCGTTATTGCTGCTGAATATGTTAATGATGTCAGTGACAAATGGATCTTGCAGTACTTCGTTAATATCGGTGCCACTGGCAGATGGATGTTGCGCATGCTCATGCTCATTCTGATCAAGGCTTGAACTTGAGGCCATCTTGGGTAAGCTTCTAAGGACGTAGAAGTTTGTTTCAAATCAATGGGTTTGCAACACACAAGTTCGAGCAAAACTTGTGGATATTCTTATAATTctagtttataaaaatagatattttatttacaatagagttacaaaaatataataaaaattgacaatttttattattattcttacttATTGCATGGAGTAGTTGAGTTGTCATGATCATAGTACACTCTTTCATCCgttttttaaaatactcatcatctcactctacatatttgatatattttaaaattattttttattattttttattttattttattttattattgttaaattaattaaattattttaattattatccatacatcacatatttgttatatgaaaactaaaattaaaattaaagtaaataaagTGTGTAGTGTACcgaaatgataagtaaaattattattattattattttattatatgcttGACTCGATTAGTGTTGATGTTTGAATCGGTCCTCcctaaaatagttttataaggTGGCCAACAACAGTAGTACTAGATAAGGTTAAACTTGCATCGTGATAAAGGACCTGAACGTGGCAGGCATTGCTGGCCATTTGGATAAATTGTTGTTTTGCTGTCGACAATGACATCCCTTTATAATATTCAATCGTCCCTGTTCGTGTAAATATTCCTTAATTCAGGCCAGCCTCCCAACAATGTGAGAAATAATGAATTAGCATATAATAGGATGCATGTCCTGATCATCGACGAAGATAAAGTACAAATAATATTGAATACACGAAAGTTATGTACAAATAATGAATCATCAACCAAAAGCATCTAGAGAATAGTCGTGTTGTTGTGTTATTAATGTTTCCAAACTGATCATTTGATCTCTTTTTCCAGTCAATTAATGTTgttgtgttattaatttaaaattcatgaaaCCATAAGTTAGCTAGGGACTTCTTGAAGATTACGTTGACTAGTTCCTATACTCGCAGCAGTAAAGGATCGAAGCACATGACTAGATGTCATGATTGTTGCCGAATATGTTAATGATATCAGTGACAGATGGATCTTGCAGATCACTTGCAGTCCAATATGGAGGTTTCCATTGGCAGATGGATGTTGCGCATGCTCATGCTGATCAAGGCTTGAACTTGAGGCCATCTTGGATTCTTGGGTACGTAGGGCTACTACGTACCGTACGTACGTAGTGTATGCTTGACTCCATTAGTGTTGAAGTTTAAGGATTTGAACGTGGTAAGCACGACCAATATAGTTGGATAAATCGCTGTTTAGCTTTCAACAATGATATCCCTTTTGGACCGTATAAAAGATCAgtgattttgaaaaagattggGGATTGGAAACCCTTCACAAGCATATATCTTCAAGTTAAAGATGTTGTAACTCTTTATATTAATACTCGATTCCTGAGTTAATATTCCTTAATTCAGGCCCCCCAACaatattgtgaaaaaataatgaattacataaaatatataagatgtCGTGATCGACCAAGATAGAGTCCAAATAATATGCAATCCACGAAagttatttacaaatatattacaGACAAGTAATTCACAATGACACGATTTCATATGATgacattaaatttaatttataataaaagtaattttataatctaacgtatcacatcaaaccatcaatttttaaatttactctTGTGGAGCCTCTTTATgtctaaaacatttctcatgtaCAAATAATGAACCATCAAACAAAAACATCTAGATTATAGTCTTCTTGTTgtgttattaattataatttttccactCTGATTTGATCTATTTTTCCTGTCAATTAATGTTGTGTTATTAATTTGAAACTCATGAAACCATAAGTTAGGGAGTTGAAGATCATGTTGAGTCCCTAAACTTGCAACCAACAGTAGAAGACTGAAGCACATGATTAGATACTTTCTCCTCTTAGAAGCCATCGATAAGTTTAAAACATCATGACGTTTTCATGAATCCTGagacatattttttattttattttattttattattattattattattattattattattattattattataacaaGAACATTATATTAATGAAAGAGACATTACAGACAACTATCAAGCCAAATTGCTTAGGACATGAAGTCTAGAAAACCTGCCCACCACATCTCAATAGACTCAACAAACCAAGCATGTCGGGCTAGCAACCTAATTTCCTACCTACTAACATGTTGAATCTGATATTCctaaaaaacaacaaataacttctttgtttcttgcaaTAAGATCCCCAGTATTGAAGAAGAATCTGTTGTAGTTTGTAACTCTC
This window contains:
- the LOC121240802 gene encoding putative UPF0481 protein At3g02645, whose amino-acid sequence is MASSSSLDQNEHEHAQHPSASGTDINEVLQDPFVTDIINIFSSNNEFEIPPVCVFSVPKFLSNSKPEAYYPKVIGLGPLYHSKSPLEMHKVGVARNIHNEFRHIKFQELIQGLVKLGPYIRACYQMYLTDGDEKIACAMAIDGLFLFALLCHHNRDKVALTSSDTLLRLLAHTDMSRFQWDIEILAVDTTMLQNQIPIFLLKHILLMECSESLIVEKNLPQLLLGYCEALSPFNVLENYPDSMALKRTHMLDLLYHLITLTEQQLEILIEEERTGRNIVAAYFSELGPTEVLDFLSGLPLPKELKISIELVKGLVGLPWSLLLYLCFIGNKPGVGEENLMPTASKLSDVGVKFSPDHINRIRFKRETASILLPVIKVNVYSVLIIRNLMEYEVMYKPDVSLYSVFRK